The DNA sequence CGTCGAACCGGTGCTCGGCGTGGCGAGCGTGGACTACGCGTTCGGGCCGTCGGCGTACGTCATCGTCGCGTTCGGACTGGCCTTCGCCGCGGTCGGCGTGCTCCTGCTGGTCGAAACGGTGCTCAGCTACGGCCCCCTGTACCGCCGCGAGGCGGCCGCCGTCGCGCTCAGCGCCGTCCCCGTCGCGGCCGCGACGGCCGCGTGGGCGCTCGGCGTGGGACCGTGGCAGCCCCTCAGCCTGGTCACGCTCTCGTTCCTCCCGCACCTCGCGCTGGACGCGTACGCGTTCGTCGGGACCAACATGTTCGAGACGAACCCCACGACCCGCCGCGCCGCCGAGGAGGAGGCGATCGAGGGGCTCGGCAACCCGGTGCTCGTGCTGGACGCCAGCGACCGCATCGTGGACGCCAACGACGCCGCGCGGGAGCTGTTCGACCTGTCGAACCCGTCCTACCTCGGCGCGTCCGTCGCGGCGGCGGTCGGCTCCGGGTTCGATCCGGCCCGGGCGGAGACAGTCACCGCGACGCACCGCGGTCGTCGCCGCGAGTACGCCGTCTCGGTCTCGCCGCTCTCGGACCCGACGGGAACGGACGTGGGGCGGACGGTCGTGTTCCAGGACGTGACGGCGGAACTGCGTCGCGAGCAGCGCCTCGAAGTCCTCAACCGGGTGCTCCGCCACAACCTGCGCAACGAGATGACGACGATAGCCGGCTACGCGTCGATGATCGAGGACGAGGCGGCCGACGAGTCGCTCGGCGACGGCGCGGCGATCATCGCGGAGCGGGCGGCGGAGCTCGTCGACATCGGCGAGCGGGCCCGCGAGTTCGAGCAGGCCGTCGAGGGCGAGACGGGGAGTTCGCTGGTCGCCGTCGACGACGTGCTGGCGGACGCCGCGGTGGAGATCACCCGCGAGTACGGCGAACGCGTGAC is a window from the Halostella salina genome containing:
- a CDS encoding histidine kinase N-terminal 7TM domain-containing protein, with protein sequence MTAVPWPAVGAFAGGIGTLLLVAYVRRHRGKPGVNWFVAALCMQAAWALLHGVALLTFDPAARRLLETVIWVPVSTLGFLFLAFSLDYTGRGGLVRSPWFGLLAIVPGTGVALAATNSVHGLVWTGFDVEPVLGVASVDYAFGPSAYVIVAFGLAFAAVGVLLLVETVLSYGPLYRREAAAVALSAVPVAAATAAWALGVGPWQPLSLVTLSFLPHLALDAYAFVGTNMFETNPTTRRAAEEEAIEGLGNPVLVLDASDRIVDANDAARELFDLSNPSYLGASVAAAVGSGFDPARAETVTATHRGRRREYAVSVSPLSDPTGTDVGRTVVFQDVTAELRREQRLEVLNRVLRHNLRNEMTTIAGYASMIEDEAADESLGDGAAIIAERAAELVDIGERAREFEQAVEGETGSSLVAVDDVLADAAVEITREYGERVTVGAADHEIRTDPRLLRLAVENLAASLLERDDEATVELSAHATADGTTVLVAADGAALPEQEVATLRAEGERPLQHGQGIGLWIAQWSVDTLGGEVALADGTDGQVRIRLPAAEAGLNEPA